In Nitrospira sp., a single genomic region encodes these proteins:
- a CDS encoding YciI family protein has product MKYLLLVHHNEDVFKGMPEGTRKDMLAESIRLCHQLANKGQYIHASPLQPENTGTLVQIREGNAIITDGPFMETKEQLAGYFLIDAENQEEAIKIAERVPGARIGTVEVRPVTKISGLPGTGQC; this is encoded by the coding sequence ATGAAGTACTTGCTGCTCGTTCATCACAACGAAGACGTGTTCAAGGGCATGCCCGAAGGAACCAGGAAAGATATGCTCGCGGAATCCATCCGACTCTGCCACCAACTCGCAAACAAGGGACAATATATCCATGCCTCGCCGCTGCAGCCTGAAAATACTGGGACTCTTGTTCAAATACGAGAGGGTAACGCCATCATCACTGACGGCCCGTTCATGGAAACCAAAGAACAGCTTGCCGGGTACTTCTTGATCGACGCCGAGAATCAGGAAGAGGCCATCAAGATTGCCGAACGAGTGCCTGGGGCACGCATCGGCACGGTCGAAGTGCGACCGGTGACCAAGATTTCTGGATTGCCTGGAACCGGACAGTGCTGA